The Blattabacterium sp. DPU genome includes a window with the following:
- a CDS encoding cytochrome oxidase — protein MISFFKQYFTGEKNIGIFQSIMLILFLLSFFFVIFFVFSKSKKYYHEISLTPFELEEEKKRKRL, from the coding sequence ATGATAAGTTTTTTTAAGCAATATTTTACAGGAGAAAAAAATATAGGTATTTTTCAATCTATTATGTTAATTTTATTTTTATTATCATTTTTTTTCGTAATATTTTTTGTTTTTTCAAAATCTAAAAAGTATTATCATGAAATAAGTTTGACTCCTTTTGAGTTAGAAGAAGAAAAAAAAAGGAAAAGGTTATGA
- a CDS encoding nucleotide pyrophosphohydrolase, which translates to MEINNLQKLVHDWIVNHGIRYFDILTNTILLSEEVGEVSRIIARNYGEQSKKRNCKKNEDLGKELSDILFIIACLANQTGIDLEKSFHKKLKEKEIRDHIRHHENKKLK; encoded by the coding sequence TTGGAAATTAATAATTTACAAAAGTTAGTTCATGATTGGATAGTGAATCATGGAATTCGTTATTTTGATATATTGACAAATACAATCCTTCTATCTGAAGAAGTAGGTGAAGTTTCTAGAATTATTGCTAGAAATTATGGAGAACAATCAAAAAAAAGAAATTGCAAAAAAAATGAAGATCTCGGAAAAGAATTATCAGATATACTATTTATTATAGCTTGTTTAGCTAATCAAACCGGAATTGATTTAGAAAAATCTTTTCATAAAAAATTAAAAGAAAAGGAAATTAGAGATCATATCAGACATCATGAAAATAAAAAATTAAAATGA
- a CDS encoding transketolase, whose protein sequence is MNGRYLKDLCIQVRRDILRMVNDAKSGHPGGSLGCTEYFVALYQKIMHYNPSQFSMEGKEEDLFFLSNGHISPVYYSVLARSGFFPIKELSTFRKLNSRLQGHPSVHGGVPGIRIASGSLGQGMSVSIGAALSKKLNKELNRIVYSLHGDGELNEGQIWEAVLYAGSRKIDNYIATIDYNGQQIDGSTDEVLPLGNLKKKFESFDWKVLEELEGNNIEKVINILKKAKNETGKGKPILIILYTQMGYGVDFMMGNNTWHGKSPNEEELKKALSQLPETYLGDYSL, encoded by the coding sequence ATGAATGGACGTTATTTAAAAGATTTGTGTATTCAAGTGAGAAGGGACATTTTACGCATGGTCAATGATGCAAAATCAGGACATCCTGGTGGATCTTTAGGATGTACAGAGTATTTTGTAGCTTTATATCAAAAAATAATGCATTATAATCCAAGTCAATTTTCTATGGAGGGGAAAGAAGAAGACCTCTTTTTCTTATCTAATGGACATATATCTCCTGTTTATTATAGCGTATTAGCTCGTTCAGGATTTTTTCCAATTAAGGAATTATCTACTTTCAGAAAATTAAATTCTCGTTTACAAGGGCATCCTTCTGTACATGGAGGGGTCCCCGGAATACGAATTGCTTCTGGTTCATTAGGACAAGGAATGTCTGTTTCCATCGGTGCAGCTTTATCAAAAAAGCTCAACAAAGAATTGAATAGGATTGTTTACAGTTTACATGGAGATGGAGAATTAAATGAAGGACAAATTTGGGAAGCCGTTTTATACGCAGGATCTAGAAAAATAGATAATTATATAGCTACTATAGATTATAATGGACAACAAATAGATGGATCTACAGATGAAGTCTTACCTTTAGGTAATTTAAAAAAAAAATTTGAATCTTTTGATTGGAAAGTTCTAGAAGAATTAGAGGGGAATAATATTGAAAAAGTGATTAACATTTTGAAAAAAGCAAAAAATGAAACAGGAAAAGGAAAACCTATTTTAATCATATTATATACCCAAATGGGATATGGTGTTGATTTTATGATGGGCAACAATACATGGCATGGAAAATCTCCTAATGAAGAAGAATTAAAAAAAGCTTTATCTCAACTTCCTGAAACTTATTTAGGAGACTACTCATTATAA
- a CDS encoding NADP-dependent malic enzyme — translation MRKNIRNFRKESLNYHSQFPSGKIQITPTKKYSSQRDLSLAYSPGVAEPCKEIARSSTEVYKYTSKGNLVAVITNGSAVLGLGNIGALASKPVMEGKALLFKIFSGIDVFDIEIDESDPEKFIETVKAIAPTFGGINLEDIKAPEAFEIERRLKKELNIPVMHDDQHGTAIISAAALLNAITYVGKKIHEIKMVVNGAGAAAISCARIYKKLGVKPENILMFDSKGLLHLSRKDLNEEKIEFAVNTFPIKKLEQAIKNVDVFIGLSIGGILTTDMLKNMAKNPIVFAMANPDPEIDYNLAIKVRSDVIMATGRSDYPNQVNNVLGFPYIFRGALDVHANVINDEMKLAAVHAIASLAKEPVPEQVNIVYNKKNISFGKEYIIPKPFDNRLITRVAPAVAKAAMDSGVAKNPILDWKIYQEKLLDRMGYESKMLRMIQNRARTNPKKVVFCNGEEYDILKSVQILHEEGIILNSIVLGNEDRIQSLIHENNLDVELEIIDPEKEVKKVEYFSQILWKRRNRKGLTLYDSKIRMRTNDHFGAMMVDQGKADAVITGYSRSFSLSLRPMLEVIGKADCVHKTAGMMILLTKRGPLFLADTAVIPDPTSEELARIALMASHVVKNFDIEPHIAMLSFQNFSSNTKTSSKVSQTVAFLHKKYPDLIVDGEVQPDFALNEFLLSNKFPFSKLVKKKANIFIFPNLESGNLTYKFIRGLGDVQTIGPVMLGMRKPAHVMQMQSSIEEIVNLTTLAVIDAQIRKN, via the coding sequence ATGAGAAAAAATATAAGAAATTTTCGTAAAGAATCTTTAAATTACCATAGTCAGTTTCCCTCTGGAAAAATACAAATTACTCCTACAAAAAAATATAGTAGTCAAAGAGATTTATCTCTTGCTTATTCTCCAGGAGTTGCTGAACCCTGCAAGGAAATAGCTCGTTCTTCTACAGAAGTGTATAAATATACATCTAAAGGGAATCTTGTTGCCGTAATTACTAACGGATCTGCTGTATTGGGTCTTGGAAATATTGGAGCGTTAGCTTCTAAACCGGTTATGGAAGGGAAAGCTCTTTTATTCAAAATATTTTCTGGGATTGATGTTTTTGATATAGAAATAGACGAATCAGATCCTGAAAAATTTATAGAAACTGTAAAAGCTATTGCTCCTACTTTTGGAGGGATTAATCTAGAAGATATAAAAGCTCCAGAAGCTTTTGAAATAGAAAGAAGACTTAAAAAAGAACTTAATATTCCTGTTATGCATGATGATCAACATGGGACAGCTATTATTTCGGCAGCAGCACTACTTAACGCTATCACTTATGTAGGAAAAAAAATTCATGAAATTAAAATGGTAGTTAATGGAGCTGGTGCTGCCGCAATTTCTTGTGCTAGGATATACAAAAAACTTGGAGTTAAACCTGAAAATATTCTTATGTTTGATAGTAAGGGTTTATTGCATCTTTCAAGGAAAGATTTGAATGAAGAAAAAATAGAATTTGCGGTAAATACTTTTCCCATTAAAAAATTAGAACAGGCTATTAAGAACGTAGATGTTTTTATTGGATTATCTATAGGAGGAATATTAACTACTGATATGTTAAAAAACATGGCTAAAAATCCTATTGTATTTGCTATGGCAAATCCTGATCCAGAAATAGATTACAATTTAGCGATTAAAGTACGTTCAGATGTTATTATGGCAACAGGAAGAAGTGATTATCCTAATCAGGTGAATAATGTTTTGGGATTCCCTTACATATTCAGGGGAGCCTTGGATGTTCATGCGAATGTCATTAATGACGAAATGAAACTTGCAGCAGTACATGCCATTGCTTCTTTAGCAAAAGAACCAGTACCAGAACAGGTGAATATTGTTTATAATAAAAAAAATATTTCTTTTGGAAAAGAATATATTATTCCAAAACCTTTTGATAATCGTTTAATTACTCGTGTTGCTCCTGCTGTAGCCAAAGCGGCCATGGATTCTGGAGTCGCAAAGAATCCTATATTAGACTGGAAAATTTATCAAGAAAAATTACTTGATAGAATGGGATATGAAAGTAAAATGCTTAGAATGATTCAAAATAGAGCACGTACAAATCCTAAAAAAGTTGTTTTTTGTAATGGAGAAGAATACGATATTTTAAAATCTGTTCAAATTCTTCATGAAGAAGGAATTATTTTGAATTCTATAGTTTTAGGAAATGAAGATCGTATTCAAAGTTTAATTCATGAAAATAATTTAGATGTTGAATTAGAAATTATAGATCCAGAAAAAGAAGTAAAAAAAGTAGAATACTTTTCCCAAATTCTTTGGAAAAGAAGAAATAGAAAAGGATTAACTTTATATGATTCAAAAATTCGTATGCGTACTAATGATCATTTTGGAGCTATGATGGTAGATCAAGGGAAAGCAGATGCTGTTATTACGGGATATTCTAGAAGTTTTTCATTAAGTTTACGTCCTATGCTGGAAGTAATCGGAAAAGCTGATTGTGTTCACAAAACAGCAGGAATGATGATTTTATTAACAAAACGTGGACCTCTATTTTTAGCAGATACAGCTGTTATTCCAGATCCAACAAGTGAAGAGTTAGCTAGAATAGCTTTAATGGCATCCCATGTCGTTAAAAATTTTGATATTGAACCACATATAGCTATGTTATCTTTTCAAAATTTTTCATCTAATACAAAAACATCTTCTAAAGTTTCTCAAACAGTTGCTTTTTTACATAAAAAATATCCAGATTTGATAGTAGATGGAGAAGTACAACCTGATTTTGCTTTAAATGAATTTTTATTGTCTAATAAATTTCCTTTTTCTAAACTTGTTAAAAAAAAAGCAAACATTTTTATATTTCCAAATTTAGAATCAGGTAATTTGACTTATAAATTTATTAGAGGATTAGGAGATGTTCAAACTATAGGACCTGTTATGTTAGGAATGCGAAAACCTGCACATGTTATGCAAATGCAATCTAGCATAGAAGAAATAGTTAATTTAACCACTTTAGCTGTAATCGATGCACAAATTAGAAAAAATTAA
- a CDS encoding FixH family protein, with product MKIKFNWDTGIVLSLVIFIIFIIYVAFFFPHVGSQLVSNRYYEEEMKYQEIINEKKNVLQLPIKIKVLILYSGIEIIFPPVNNDIHGFFTLFRSSSKDLDFTKSFKILKSSKKILLIPKKFLKKGYYKLIIRWKTDKKYFFEKDIFWNQNI from the coding sequence ATGAAAATCAAATTCAATTGGGATACTGGAATCGTGTTATCTTTGGTTATTTTTATAATCTTTATTATTTACGTTGCTTTCTTTTTTCCACATGTAGGAAGTCAACTTGTATCAAATAGATATTATGAAGAAGAAATGAAATATCAAGAAATTATAAATGAGAAAAAAAATGTGTTACAACTTCCTATAAAAATCAAAGTTTTGATTTTATATTCTGGAATTGAAATAATATTTCCACCTGTTAACAATGATATTCATGGTTTTTTTACTTTATTTAGATCTTCTTCCAAAGATTTAGATTTTACAAAATCCTTTAAAATATTGAAATCTTCCAAAAAAATATTATTGATTCCTAAAAAATTTTTAAAAAAAGGATATTATAAACTTATAATCAGATGGAAAACAGATAAAAAATATTTTTTTGAAAAAGATATTTTTTGGAATCAAAATATATAA
- a CDS encoding transketolase family protein, with translation MKKYENQGLKETRAGFGNALTFLGRTNQKVVALCADLKTSLFMDQFSQEFPERFFQIGIAEANMMGIAAGLSIGKYIPFTGTFANFATSRVYDQIRQSIAYSYKNVKICASHSGLTLGEDGATHQSLEDIGMMKMLPGMTVINTCDYNQTYVATLAISNHLGPVYLRFGRPAVSNFTDINQTFEIGKAIVLTEGKDVTIVSTGHLVWESLEAARILYEKKGIECEVINVHTIKPLDDDTILKSINKTKCIVTAEEHNYWGGLGESIARILTTHNRSFIQSLVAVNDTFGESGKPMELLKKYNIDCDSIINHIQFVLSKKNKL, from the coding sequence ATGAAAAAATATGAAAATCAAGGGCTGAAAGAAACTAGAGCTGGCTTTGGAAATGCTTTAACTTTTTTAGGAAGAACAAATCAAAAAGTAGTTGCATTATGCGCAGATTTAAAAACTTCTTTATTTATGGATCAATTTTCCCAAGAATTTCCTGAAAGATTTTTTCAAATAGGAATAGCTGAAGCTAATATGATGGGAATAGCAGCGGGACTTAGTATCGGAAAGTATATTCCATTTACTGGAACATTTGCTAATTTTGCGACATCTCGTGTTTATGATCAAATCCGTCAATCTATTGCCTATTCTTACAAAAATGTAAAAATATGCGCTTCTCATTCTGGGTTAACCTTAGGAGAAGATGGAGCAACACATCAAAGTTTAGAAGATATCGGAATGATGAAAATGTTACCTGGCATGACCGTTATTAATACTTGTGATTATAATCAAACTTATGTAGCTACTTTAGCTATATCTAATCACTTAGGACCAGTGTATTTACGTTTTGGACGTCCTGCTGTATCCAATTTTACAGATATAAATCAGACATTTGAGATAGGAAAAGCAATAGTATTAACGGAGGGTAAAGACGTAACTATTGTTAGTACAGGGCATTTAGTATGGGAATCTTTAGAAGCGGCTAGAATTTTATATGAAAAAAAGGGGATAGAATGTGAAGTTATTAACGTTCATACAATTAAACCATTAGATGATGACACCATTTTAAAATCTATTAATAAAACAAAATGTATTGTTACTGCAGAAGAACACAACTATTGGGGAGGATTAGGCGAAAGTATCGCCAGAATATTGACAACTCATAATAGATCTTTTATTCAAAGTTTAGTAGCTGTAAACGATACTTTTGGAGAGAGTGGAAAACCTATGGAACTTTTAAAAAAATATAATATTGATTGTGATTCGATTATAAATCATATTCAATTTGTTTTAAGTAAAAAAAATAAACTATAA
- a CDS encoding 3-phosphoshikimate 1-carboxyvinyltransferase, which produces MYSYINIYSKNNSLYGSISITGSKSISNRLLILKAIYKDDIHIENLSNSEDTEILKKSLISTSAILDIHHAGTAMRFLTSYFSIQEGKKIILTGSDRMKERPIFILVEALRKLGSKIDYLEKEGFPPIQILGKKILGGKIDMNAKVSSQYISSLMLIASQFQMGLKIYLKGNITSIPYIKMTFDLLTLSGIKVDWKERIIHIYPVKNKGKKYFYVESDWSSASYYYSMAAIAKKSHIILRSYNNTSLQGDKEISYIYEKYFGISTVFDKDKNVIILKKKFNFFPYKFIELNLNKTPDLAQTIVVTCAAIGIKCSFKGLETLKIKETDRLQALKNELSKFGVITKITDSCLEITDYYRKKIDKFVRIKTYQDHRMAMAFSIFGLCSNFIQIENPNVVEKSYPNFWKDLKSLGFLIDYYE; this is translated from the coding sequence ATGTATTCTTACATTAATATTTATAGTAAAAATAATTCTTTATATGGTTCTATATCTATAACAGGATCTAAAAGTATATCTAATCGTCTTTTAATTTTAAAAGCTATTTATAAAGATGATATTCACATAGAAAATCTTTCTAACAGTGAAGATACCGAAATACTAAAAAAAAGTTTAATTAGTACTTCTGCTATATTAGATATTCATCATGCTGGAACTGCTATGCGATTTTTAACCTCGTATTTTTCTATACAAGAGGGAAAAAAAATAATATTAACAGGATCAGATAGAATGAAAGAAAGACCTATTTTTATACTCGTAGAAGCTCTTCGAAAACTGGGATCTAAAATTGATTATTTAGAAAAGGAAGGATTTCCCCCAATACAAATTTTAGGAAAAAAAATTTTAGGAGGAAAAATAGATATGAATGCAAAAGTGAGTAGTCAGTATATAAGTTCTCTTATGTTAATAGCTAGTCAATTTCAAATGGGGTTGAAAATTTATCTAAAGGGAAATATTACATCCATTCCTTATATAAAAATGACTTTTGATTTACTGACTCTATCTGGAATAAAAGTAGATTGGAAAGAAAGGATTATTCATATTTATCCAGTAAAAAATAAGGGAAAAAAATATTTTTATGTAGAATCAGATTGGAGTTCTGCTTCTTATTATTATTCTATGGCTGCTATTGCAAAGAAAAGTCATATCATTTTACGTTCATATAACAATACTAGTTTGCAGGGAGATAAAGAAATTTCTTATATATATGAAAAATATTTTGGAATTTCTACCGTCTTTGATAAAGATAAAAACGTAATAATATTAAAGAAAAAATTTAATTTTTTTCCCTATAAATTTATTGAATTAAATTTAAATAAAACTCCAGATCTCGCTCAAACCATTGTAGTTACTTGTGCTGCCATTGGTATAAAATGTAGTTTTAAAGGATTAGAAACATTGAAAATTAAAGAAACAGATAGATTACAAGCGTTAAAAAACGAGCTGTCAAAATTTGGAGTAATAACAAAAATCACCGATTCTTGTTTAGAAATAACAGATTATTATAGGAAAAAAATTGATAAATTTGTTAGAATTAAAACTTATCAAGATCATAGAATGGCAATGGCTTTTTCTATATTTGGATTATGTTCTAATTTCATACAAATAGAAAATCCAAATGTTGTAGAAAAATCATATCCTAATTTTTGGAAAGATTTAAAATCTTTAGGTTTTTTAATTGATTATTATGAATAA
- the murI gene encoding glutamate racemase — translation MKINPLSPIGIFDSGIGGLIIAKEMKIQMPNEDFIYFGDTKNMPYGEKSQEFIRKNSMKIVSFLYKKKCKAIVIACNSIASNALDLIQKKFHKKILIFNVIDPVVKNTIFLSYKKIGIIATPATIHSNFYQKKIKKYYRHIDLVQMSTPLLAPIIENGWEIEKINPIIENYLNHFKSIDAILLACTHYLFLKEKIENFYHGKVHLIDIQKIVVQEIKKKLSKKKLLCLHPIWNRSPIFYTSSSIPFFFEKKVRILFGKKVFFKTHIFNFF, via the coding sequence ATGAAAATCAATCCATTATCTCCAATAGGAATATTTGATTCTGGAATTGGTGGACTTATTATAGCCAAAGAAATGAAAATTCAAATGCCTAATGAAGATTTTATTTATTTCGGAGACACAAAAAATATGCCTTATGGAGAAAAATCCCAAGAATTTATTCGAAAAAATTCTATGAAAATCGTTTCTTTCCTTTACAAAAAAAAATGTAAAGCAATAGTTATAGCATGTAATTCTATCGCATCTAATGCTTTGGATCTGATTCAAAAAAAATTTCATAAAAAAATATTAATATTTAATGTTATAGATCCTGTAGTAAAAAATACTATTTTTCTTTCTTATAAAAAAATAGGAATAATCGCAACACCTGCTACTATACATTCAAATTTTTATCAAAAAAAAATAAAAAAATACTATCGTCATATAGATCTCGTTCAAATGTCCACTCCTTTATTAGCTCCTATTATAGAAAATGGATGGGAAATAGAAAAAATAAATCCTATCATAGAAAATTATTTAAATCATTTCAAATCAATAGATGCAATATTATTAGCTTGTACTCATTATTTATTTTTAAAAGAAAAAATAGAAAATTTTTATCATGGAAAAGTTCATTTGATTGATATACAGAAAATAGTAGTGCAAGAAATCAAAAAAAAACTGAGTAAAAAAAAATTATTATGCTTACATCCAATCTGGAATAGGTCTCCTATTTTTTATACATCTAGTTCTATTCCCTTTTTTTTTGAAAAAAAAGTGCGAATTCTTTTTGGAAAAAAAGTGTTTTTTAAAACACATATTTTTAATTTTTTCTAA
- the rpsT gene encoding 30S ribosomal protein S20: MANHSSSLKRIRQNHTRRLRNKYIYRSTKTAIKKLLTDKNEKQYSIVISMIDKLSKKNIIHVNKAARLKKKLSKKLFLNP; this comes from the coding sequence ATGGCAAATCATTCATCCTCTTTAAAAAGAATCAGACAAAATCATACTAGGCGTTTACGTAATAAATATATATATAGAAGTACTAAAACAGCTATAAAAAAATTGTTAACAGATAAAAATGAAAAACAATATTCTATTGTTATTTCTATGATAGATAAATTGTCCAAAAAAAATATTATACATGTAAATAAAGCTGCACGATTGAAAAAAAAATTAAGTAAAAAATTATTCCTAAATCCATGA
- a CDS encoding C40 family peptidase: MFTFESLFFYRWYLKQEKKFIINYKIFLLIIFYYYLISISLYGNVESNNKYERISFKKKKQNIYRDNSKNYFQFLNQKLFLKKKEQTESIIEKAIDYISTPYKYGGKNKNGIDCSAFIKNIFAYYKIFLPRISYNQAKIGFFVPKKQIKKGDLLFFATGTSKKINHVGMVTHISNNNIFFIHASTSNGVIISQLYQKYWNHKFIMARRILFYS; encoded by the coding sequence TTGTTTACATTTGAGTCTCTCTTTTTTTATCGGTGGTATTTAAAACAAGAAAAAAAGTTTATCATAAATTATAAAATTTTTTTACTTATAATTTTTTATTATTACCTTATTTCTATCTCATTATATGGAAATGTAGAATCCAATAATAAATATGAAAGAATTTCTTTTAAAAAGAAAAAACAAAATATATATAGAGATAATTCTAAAAATTATTTTCAATTTTTGAATCAAAAACTTTTTTTAAAAAAAAAAGAACAGACAGAATCTATTATAGAAAAAGCTATAGATTATATATCTACTCCGTATAAATATGGAGGAAAAAACAAAAATGGAATAGATTGTTCTGCTTTTATAAAAAATATCTTTGCGTATTATAAAATATTCTTACCACGTATTTCTTACAATCAAGCTAAGATTGGTTTTTTTGTTCCAAAAAAACAAATAAAAAAAGGAGATTTATTATTTTTTGCAACAGGAACATCCAAAAAAATTAATCATGTAGGAATGGTAACACATATTAGCAATAATAACATATTTTTTATTCATGCTTCTACATCTAATGGAGTAATTATATCTCAATTATATCAAAAATATTGGAATCATAAATTTATCATGGCAAGAAGAATTCTTTTTTATTCATAA